The following is a genomic window from Colletotrichum lupini chromosome 5, complete sequence.
AGCGCTCTCGTTCTCGCAGCCTATATGTGTTCGTGTCACTGGTTAGTGATCGGTCCTCTGGTGATAGGTATGCCGGGGTTGAGGGCTCGAGGGATTGAGGGATCGAGGGGTCTGACAGACCTCCTTCTTGTGGTGCAGGCACTCGTAGTAGTCCTCCAGAGCCAATCCgcacttcttcttctctgaGTGATCCTCGCCGTTGGTGTTGACGACATAGCAGCCAAGAAGCTCCTGCCAGTAGGGGAAGCACCGCGATGGGCCTAGCCGGCGTCACAGAATCAGTACGGCATCAATGGCGACGGGAATGGGCAATTACCTCCGTGAAGTCCGTATCCAGAGGCCATTGTGGATATACAAGCGCCGATTGGTGGGTTGGTGAAGCTTCAAGTCGTCGGGTACTGTCGTGGAGACGCAATCGCGAAGTCGAAAGTCTGGAAGGTGGTTGTGCCAATGGAAGAGTCCGCGGCTGTCTGGCAAATATTGTCCTATCAGAAGGTACTTGATTCCAATAGCACTTCCGCCGGGACCGTGAGTTCTCGGGGCTAGCGCGCGTCTATTCCTCCCTGGATTGACCCGCTTGCTTGCCAATCAGAGCACCTGGCACTCAATCCACTCAGCACCTCAGGCAAGGTACCTTCTTTGGTATCTGATGACGAAAGCTAAGTGCATGCACCCCAAGTCCCCAACTGAACACGCTTCGGGGAGTTGGACCTTGATGCCCGTGCCTGTGCCCACTTGCACTTGCGCTTGCACCTGTCGACTTGTCCAGCGCTCCGATATACCGACATCGGTTCGCGATAGCTCCTCTGACCAGCTGAGTCCAGCGCTTCATGGTCAGCTCGCAGTAAAAGTTCCCGACAACACACTAGACTGGATATGCCTCGGACCCTTGCAGAATGAGCCTCGTCCTGTCCCCGCCGAAGCTTGTGCTTTTGGCTGTCCACTTAGCCATCCACGCCGATATTGAAAGCCTGGCCTTTCTTGCCTCTCGACATGCTACTGTCCTACGCAAGGACCTCGTTCTGCGCGTCCTCTTGACCTATCTGCCCGAGACAGTTAGTTCTACCGATTACCTTTCCTTTTTGGAGGAGCTTTCGACTGGCGAATTCATCGACCGCGAAGCTGAGAACATCGACCACTCTATCGTCGAGAACTTGTCGGACGAAGACGCTGCGAGAAAGGTTCGCAAACTCCACTTGCTACCGTTAGCTAGGAAGGATATCACGGTCGAAACCGACGACGATCCATTGACTTTATTCCTCCTCCACCGAGCACACCGTGTCGACGAAGAGGCCGGCCTGCTCAACCAGCTTCCCGAATTACTTGGCCCTTTTATACAATATGCTCCAGGTATCCGGGTCTGGATGGTCTCAACCTTGTTGCCACTGCTAAGGAGGAATTACGAATACTACCCGACGGAAAGCGTGCCCTATACGTTGGCCGAGTTTCAGAGTCTCCCAGATGGCGCCGCCGTTGATGCTCTTTTGTCCCAGACGGGCGCGCAGCCAAAGGATTATAATTTGATCGGGAGAGATCTCAGAGGCATGCTTGTGCCCTGGTTGCATGACGACGCGCGGTGGAAACGCTTAGACAAGACTGAATCGACAGAGGAGGGCATTTACAGTGCGGGATGGGAACGTTTCCTCGAATGGCTTCTTTCCAAGAGCTCGAGCTCCTGGAGAGTGGCTGTTGCTGCCGTTGAGCAATGGGGAGGTGCTGTAGACGTAGATCTGGGAGAGCATGATGTTGTGTGGCTCAGtgagcagcaacagcagcatcTCGATCGCCGCTATGCACGAGGAATCATGGCGTGCGCTTATCTGGTACCAGAGGCCAGCGTAGAAGCGCTCGAAGGAGCACACCAAATGTTGAGGAAGGTCATGGACCTGCTAGGTCAGGATGATATGATGTCACTTCGCGAGGGTACAGATACGTTATCTGCTGTTGCGTATCTGGAAGGTGATGGGATCCTGAACCACAAGAACACTGCCTTTATGCGAGACGACCTGCTCAAGGATTCGAACCCTCTCACCAAGCCGTCTCGAAAGTCAACACACCTTCTCCATGGCCTGATCCTCAGCGCATTCATACTGACGCAATGTGGACTACCTTGCACTATTAAGAGAGCTGGAGACTTGGCGTTCATCCAAGATGAAAGAGACCAGAAGGCCGAGGTGGTTCAGCTGATACATACATTAGCAGAGAACGCTCCTAAGAACGACGAAACATATTGGGTCAAGAGACGAAAGGAAGTTCTCTGGCTCCGAGACTGGGGCATTGCCCCCACGCCAGAGGGCAAGGTGATGGGAATATTCGCCAAGGTCAAGCCGGAAGTTATCGAGACTGAGATCTTGAGAGCACTCCTGTCCAGTACACGTATGTGTACCATACACAATCCATGACTCTACTTTACTAACCATGGCCAGGATATTCGCTCGCAAGGTCCCTATACGAGGACGCCACCGACAAGCCGCTGTCGCCGCAAATAGTGCAGGAGACCGTCGTAGCTGCTGCGCTCAACGCGTACGACAATGCGTCGAACCCAAGCCGCGCGAGGGGCGGCCTCAAGAAATGTGACGAGATGTGAGTAGGAAAACCCATATCACGACGGACTCCCGCTAATAATTTCACAGTATCAATGCCTTCCCTCAAACGATTCACAAGTCCCTCCCTGAGCGGCGCCGTATCGACTCCTTGCTGAAAGCAACGCATGCCCTCAGCGAATACCGGCTGGTCCTGAGGCAAGGCGAACCCTTCAGTCCCATCGTGTTGCGTGTTCACTCAGATCCCGTTTCCATCATTGGTAAGGTTCTAGAGCAGAACCCGAAGAGCTACACTCGCATTCATGACCTCTTGGACGTGGGCACCAACATGGTTCGCGCCGGACTCGTGGACCGCAATAACAAGGTCGCCGCAGCTACAGCTCAAGCCGAAGAGAATGGGCAGCAAATCGATGCTGCGACACAACGCATCACAGCCATGTGTATCGAAGCAGCCTTGAAAGAAGACGACTTTGAGACGGCGTACTCATATATCGTCAACCGGCTCAGCGGCGGAGTGGACGCATCAATGGGTTCCACGGTAAAAGTCGACGACGACTGGTCCTGGAGGGCTGCTCTGCAGGCCGGGCAGTACATCAGGAGTGCCCGAACAGTACGCCCGACACACCTGGGCAACGCCAGCGGGAATCCCGACATCAGGCACCTAGAACAGCGCATCGACTGCCTCGCCACGGCCCTGAGGATTGCGCCTCCCTCGCAGCTACAGGAGATCCTCAAAACCTTCCGCCGCTGCGAGGAGCAGCTTGACTCAGCCATCAAGGAAGACGCTGCTCGCGAAGAGGACCTGGGCACTGCCGAGCACTCTGTCATGCCCGGCGGCTTCGACGCAGCCCCCGCGGCGGTGCGATCTCACCGGTCGTCAGGCGAACGGCAGGTCCACCCATCAGCCGCGGTTGCGAGCAAGGCCGGAGATGACGCCCCCATGTCGCTGTTCGACCTCTCGCGTGCAACGGCCCGCGCGGCGACTCGCAACTTCACTGCGCTCTCGACTCTACAGCAATCTGCCGGTGGTGGCGccgctgctgccgccgctgCGGCTCCTGCGCCGGGTTCATCAGGCTCGGCGCCTGACGGCGAATGGGATGGGCATGATGACCACCCCAGGGCGAGGAAGCGCGATCAGCTACGCGAGGCGGCCATGGGCACGTTAACGTCAGGCGTTGGCTGGCTTATTGGTGCGCCTGCGCCTGCGCCCAATCAGTCACAGGCACCAAGAAACGACTGAGGCTGAGTACCCGAGTTGAAGATCATGTGTTCGCAGCAGTAGTCACGACTAAATGATGAATGATTCCCCAAACTTCTGGACGACTGGTGGAGCGCCATGGACTGTACAGTTCCTTTTGATGACTTTGTGTTATATTATGTACCAAGCTATGATACTGCCTATCTGGTTTGTGCTGTTAATTACCATTCGGGTGCAAGTTGTGTAGCAATTATTCTTCCCAGCGGGATGACGTGAAAGACCGGGCAACCCCTTGGGAGTTCCACATTATTAGAGAGGTGAGAGACTCTCAACGATTTGCCTGGTCCAAGTAAATTATGCTCGTGCCTCTTACGTCCGACGTTGAACGCTATTTTGAGGCAGATGACGAAGGCCTCGGATCTCTGTTCGCCGCAGGCTGTCAGATACAGCAGACCTCATCAAAGGTTGAGCCACGATGCGTTTGAGCAACTTCTTTGCGGCAGTAGGGAAAGCCCTGCCAGAAGCCGTGTGGGAAATGGAGAAAATATTTCCAAACCAACACGCGAAAGGCAAACCCCGCGCCGTGACTGAGACAGCAGACAACTAGATGGGGTAGGCCTAAAAGTTGGGCTGCACCGCGCGTTGGAACTTAGGCTGGTCGCCCGCGCAAAATCGGAAAAGCTGGCGGAAAAAGGAAGTAGAGTAAGTGGCGAAGCAAACGTGGGAGATGGACGCCAAGGCTATGTCAGGCATCCACATTCCAAGCGGAACGAATTTTCACTGTGAAAGCGATGTGTTTGCTAAAGCGTCAGTTTAGTTCAGTGCATTTGGGGGGAGATACCTTTGAAACAAATCTTGTGCTTTGTTATCACATATGCCATGTGACGCTCTAAACACGGCCAAGAAGCGCTGGAGGTGGGTGATCAGAATAACGCGGCGAAGCAAGGGCCACGACTTCGTTGAATCCCGTACCACTGATTTGTGCTGACATGACGATGAAATGAACAATAAAGGGTGTGGATGGCGGGAAAAGAGGCGTTTCATTTACGATATGAGGGTTGAATTTGAATAGTGGCGTTCAGGCGGCACAGTTACGTTTTAGTTGAATTAAGAGACGTGGTTGTCATTCATGTTGCATTGCTGGTCAACATCTTATCATGCTGAAAATTGCATCGAAAGAGCCATGTCGGATTTGCGAAGCCGTCTCAAACTCGACTGAACCCCGATGTGGGACGCGATAGATAATGGTACAAGGTGGAAAGTGCTGCGTAGAAACAATCGTGGACCGCCGCAGGCCCACGATGTGGTGTAACGAAAGTGCTGGTCCACGAGGGGGAAGTGACTGTCACTCTGGCCAAAGCCTGTCGATGCCTGCCGTTTTTTTGCCGTGTTGATTGTTTGCCATAGCTACCATAGAGACCGCCAAACATTCGTCGAC
Proteins encoded in this region:
- a CDS encoding secretory pathway protein Sec39, with the translated sequence MEESAAVWQILSYQKVLDSNSTSAGTSTWHSIHSAPQARYLLWYLMTKAKCMHPKSPTEHASGSWTLMPVPVPTCTCACTCRLVQRSDIPTSTGYASDPCRMSLVLSPPKLVLLAVHLAIHADIESLAFLASRHATVLRKDLVLRVLLTYLPETVSSTDYLSFLEELSTGEFIDREAENIDHSIVENLSDEDAARKVRKLHLLPLARKDITVETDDDPLTLFLLHRAHRVDEEAGLLNQLPELLGPFIQYAPGIRVWMVSTLLPLLRRNYEYYPTESVPYTLAEFQSLPDGAAVDALLSQTGAQPKDYNLIGRDLRGMLVPWLHDDARWKRLDKTESTEEGIYSAGWERFLEWLLSKSSSSWRVAVAAVEQWGGAVDVDLGEHDVVWLSEQQQQHLDRRYARGIMACAYLVPEASVEALEGAHQMLRKVMDLLGQDDMMSLREGTDTLSAVAYLEGDGILNHKNTAFMRDDLLKDSNPLTKPSRKSTHLLHGLILSAFILTQCGLPCTIKRAGDLAFIQDERDQKAEVVQLIHTLAENAPKNDETYWVKRRKEVLWLRDWGIAPTPEGKVMGIFAKVKPEVIETEILRALLSSTRYSLARSLYEDATDKPLSPQIVQETVVAAALNAYDNASNPSRARGGLKKCDEIINAFPQTIHKSLPERRRIDSLLKATHALSEYRLVLRQGEPFSPIVLRVHSDPVSIIGKVLEQNPKSYTRIHDLLDVGTNMVRAGLVDRNNKVAAATAQAEENGQQIDAATQRITAMCIEAALKEDDFETAYSYIVNRLSGGVDASMGSTVKVDDDWSWRAALQAGQYIRSARTVRPTHLGNASGNPDIRHLEQRIDCLATALRIAPPSQLQEILKTFRRCEEQLDSAIKEDAAREEDLGTAEHSVMPGGFDAAPAAVRSHRSSGERQVHPSAAVASKAGDDAPMSLFDLSRATARAATRNFTALSTLQQSAGGGAAAAAAAAPAPGSSGSAPDGEWDGHDDHPRARKRDQLREAAMGTLTSGVGWLIGTKKRLRLSTRVEDHVAMDCTVPFDDFVLYYVPSYDTAYLRDDVKDRATPWEFHIIREMTKASDLCSPQAVRYSRPHQRLSHDAFEQLLCGSKPRAVTETADN
- a CDS encoding NADH:ubiquinone oxidoreductase 11.5kD subunit; amino-acid sequence: MASGYGLHGGPSRCFPYWQELLGCYVVNTNGEDHSEKKKCGLALEDYYECLHHKKEAARTRALQAAYRKAESASARDNAPSAGQIRNLGLLGKEDDTKVVTGSS